One Cucurbita pepo subsp. pepo cultivar mu-cu-16 chromosome LG11, ASM280686v2, whole genome shotgun sequence DNA window includes the following coding sequences:
- the LOC111805064 gene encoding pre-mRNA cleavage factor Im 25 kDa subunit 1-like, translating into MGDDGHVNAMEDDEASAAEQRRAIDIYPLRNYFFGSKEALLFKNEALADRVQRMNSNYAAYGLRTYVGAVLLVELFKHPHLLLLRLRNSIVKLPGXHKRSQFTDLDGLRRKLSSKLSAIGASDASDWEIGECLGMWWRPDFETFDPHLSSNVKGAKECTKLFLVKLPENREFFVPKNLKLIAVPLCQIQKSHETYGPVISSLPQLLSKFSFNIIGT; encoded by the exons ATGGGAGACGACGGACATGTGAATGCTATGGAGGACGATGAAGCTTCTGCCGCCGAGCAACGCCGAGCCATCGATATTTACCCTCTCAGAAACTACTTCTTTGGATCCAAAGAGGCTCTGCTTTTCAAGAACGAGGCCTTGGCTGATCGCGTCCAGAGGATGAATTCCAA CTATGCCGCTTACGGATTGAGAACTTATGTCGGAGCAGTTTTGCTG GTTGAACTATTTAAACATCCTCATTTGTTGCTATTGCGATTACGAAATTCAATTGTCAAGCTTCCTGGTNTGCATAAAC GATCTCAATTTACAGATCTTGATGGTCTGAGACGAAAGCTGTCAAGCAAGCTATCTGCCATTGGAGCCTCTGATGCATCTGATTGGGAG ATCGGCGAGTGCCTTGGGATGTGGTGGAGGCCTGACTTTGAAACCTTTGATCCACACTTGTCCAGTAATGTAAAAGGCGCCAAG GAGTGCACTAAACTCTTCCTGGTCAAGCTGCCGGAGAATCGAGAATTCTTCGTGCCAAAGAACCTCAAGTTGATAGCAGTTCCTTTATGCCAGATTCAAAAAAGCCATGAG ACATACGGGCCAGTCATATCGAGCCTTCCGCAGCTGCTTTCTAAGTTCTCCTTCAACATCATTGGAACCTAA
- the LOC111806040 gene encoding uncharacterized protein LOC111806040 gives MDPNAKIDPTVQLVKLVSDRHLDLLRPSARICSIFKGQGKDSSDHIRSKYTLLRDVEDSQVGLYDKPLPCFGCGIGWFSFLLGFLFPVMWYYATILYFWNSRRDPRERAGLAASSIAALACSVILLVVVAVRLL, from the exons ATGGATCCAA ATGCAAAAATTGATCCGACTGTGCAACTGGTGAAATTGGTCTCTGATAGACATCTTGATCTTTTGAGGCCATCTGCCCGAATTTGTTCAATCTTCAAAG GCCAAGGAAAAGATTCTTCTGACCATATAAGGAGCAAGTACACACTTCTCAGAGATGTGGAGGATTCTCAAGTAGGGCTGTACGACAAGCCTCTTCCGTGTTTTGGCTGTGGCATAGGATGGTTTTC CTTCCTCCTTGGGTTTTTGTTCCCAGTAATGTGGTACTATGCCACGATTCTGTACTTCTGGAATTCTCGTCGAGATCCAAGGGAACGAGCTGGATTAGCTGCGTCCTCCATTGCT GCACTTGCATGTTCGGTCATCTTGTTAGTCGTCGTAGCTGTTCGCTTATTATAG
- the LOC111805919 gene encoding uncharacterized protein LOC111805919 has product MLPLAGSFRYSLSSFVVSVFVALIGLFFRIQVDYGTVESVLALDGDERETVASIEAQDDHELLGEEAEIISVVASNSSKFQVEHTAQIYGFVEESETTNCFVEELYCDASPSSSGNQTPDDDFDCCSGKYLCEFSSETEEGFDDVKLELFSTDEALGKEDEHEDLKSNEDGPIFDELPEVSTPLGDCSFPFSDSDSESPSFDEEFIEIELELEPRLHVSNNAQVCPVNDWSEEESKDCLGEPLETERDEKGMEFEEEEEEEEEEEEEEEEDDEFSQEHQDLIAQLKIELRNSRTGGLPTVQEEEEAGPEYMSPTSVEALKPLKNGGNFEHRTFKEIQKVYKTYAQKMRKLDVSNTQTNYAIDLIKLKDPFSSMDEKKSGLKSVVSHKLRAGRAVKGYPSLMRDLKRDMEMVYVGHLCLSWEVLHWQHRKAIELLQNDTRGTSRYTRVVNEFQFFCILVQRFIEDEPFCGPRINNYVKNRLLVRSLLQVPAIREDCVSDKKLRGKEGESTISTAALVSMIEESMRVFRDFLRADKDVGNTTIKCAEVEVNAQAMLMEIRTELRKKERRLKEIVRGGNCIVKKWKRVSEEEEGRLKNELLVAEVEMKLVSRVVSMSRLTESQLVWCHKKLHQIKFVNRKVIVEPSFSFFPS; this is encoded by the exons ATGCTTCCTCTCGCGGGTTCTTTCAGATATTCCCTCTCCAGTTTTGTCGTCTCTGTGTTTGTAGCACTAATCGGACTCTTTTTCAG GATTCAGGTCGATTATGGAACTGTTGAGTCTGTTCTTGCACTTGATGGCGACGAACGGGAAACAGTCGCGTCAATCGAAGCACAGGATGATCATGAACTCTTAGGGGAAGAAGCTGAGATCATTTCTGTTGTAGCTTCTAATTCGAGCAAATTTCAGGTGGAACACACGGCACAAATCTATGGATTCGTGGAAGAATCGGAAACTACCAACTGTTTTGTCGAAGAATTGTACTGTGATGCTTCGCCTTCTTCTTCAGGTAATCAAACTCCTGATGATGATTTTGATTGTTGTAGCGGAAAATATTTATGTGAATTCAGTTCCGAAACAGAAGAAGGTTTTGATGATGTGAAACTAGAATTATTTAGCACCGATGAGGCCTTGGGAAAGGAAGATGAACACGAGGATTTAAAATCCAATGAAGATGGCCCAATTTTTGATGAATTGCCCGAAGTTTCAACTCCGTTGGGAGATtgttcctttcctttttcagATTCAGACTCTGAATCTCCCAGTTTTGATGAAGAGTTcatagaaatagaattagaattagaaCCCCGTTTACATGTTTCAAATAATGCCCAAGTTTGTCCTGTAAATGATTGGAGCGAGGAGGAGAGTAAAGATTGTTTGGGGGAACCACTGGAAACAGAAAGGGACGAGAAGGGTATGGAAtttgaggaggaggaggaggaggaggaagaagaagaagaagaagaagaagaagacgatgaatTCTCGCAAGAACACCAAGATTTGATAGCCCAACTCAAAATAGAGCTAAGAAACTCAAGAACAGGAGGACTTCCAACCgtacaagaagaagaagaggcagGCCCTGAATATATGAGTCCTACATCAGTTGAAGCTCTTAAACCTCTAAAAAATGGTGGAAATTTCGAACACAGAACATTCAAAGAGATCCAAAAGGTCTACaaaacttatgctcaaaaaaTGCGTAAGCTTGACGTCTCCAATACCCAGACAAATTATGCAATTG ATTTAATTAAGTTGAAAGATCCATTTAGTTCAAtggatgaaaagaaatctgGCCTTAAATCTGTTGTGTCCCACAAGTTAAGGGCAGGGAGAGCTGTTAAGGGCTATCCAAGTTTGATGAGAGACTTAAAGAGGGACATGGAAATGGTGTATGTTGGACATCTTTGCCTCTCTTGGGAAGTTTTGCATTGGCAGCATAGGAAGGCCATTGAGCTCCTACAAAACGACACTCGAGGAACCTCTCGGTACACTCGTGTCGTTAATGAATTTCAATTCTTCTGCATCCTCGTTCAAAGATTCATCGAAGACGAGCCCTTTTGCGGCCCTCGAATCAATAACTACGTGAAAAACAGACTTCTTGTTCGTAGTCTCCTTCAAGTTCCAGCCATCAGAG AGGATTGTGTAAGTGACAAAAAGTTGAGAGGCAAAGAAGGTGAAAGTACCATCTCAACTGCAGCTCTAGTATCAATGATCGAAGAATCGATGCGGGTTTTTCGGGATTTTTTACGTGCTGATAAGGACGTCGGGAATACAACGATCAAGTGTGCCGAAGTAGAAGTTAATGCACAAGCTATGTTGATGGAAATAAGAACTGAGCTGCGAAAg AAGGAGAGAAGGCTAAAGGAGATAGTGAGAGGTGGGAATTGTATAGTAAAGAAGTGGAAAAGGGttagtgaagaagaagaagggagatTGAAGAATGAATTGTTGGTAGCGGAGGTTGAGATGAAATTGGTATCAAGAGTGGTGAGTATGTCCAGACTAACGGAGAGCCAATTGGTTTGGTGCCATAAAAAGCTACACCAAATCAAGTTTGTTAATAGGAAGGTTATTGTAGAaccttcattttcctttttcccttcttgA
- the LOC111805445 gene encoding 40S ribosomal protein S3-2-like, producing MATQMSKKRKFVADGVFFAELNEVLTRELAEDGYSGVEVRVTPMRTEIIIRATRTQNVLGEKGRRIRELTSVVQKRFKFPENSVELYAEKVNNRGLCAIAQAESLRYKLLGGLAVRRACYGVLRFVMESGAKGCEVIVSGKLRAQRAKSMKFKDGYMISSGQPVRDYIDSAVRHVLLRQGVLGIKVKIMLDWDPKGKQGPTTPLPDVVVIHSPKEEEEIVHRPAAAVLTTDIEVPVVVAA from the exons ATGGCGACCCAGATGAGTAAGAAGAGAAAG TTTGTGGCCGATGGAGTGTTTTTCGCCGAGCTAAACGAGGTTTTGACCAGGGAGTTGGCCGAGGATGGGTACTCCGGTGTCGAGGTTAGAGTCACTCCAATGCGCACTGAGATCATCATCCGAGCCACCCGCACCCAAAACGTTCTCG GAGAAAAAGGTAGGAGGATTAGGGAACTCACCTCGGTTGTGCAGAAGCGGTTCAAGTTTCCGGAGAACAGTGTTGAGCTCTATGCCGAGAAAGTTAACAATAGAGGGCTTTGTGCTATTGCCCAAGCCGAGTCTCTTCGTTATAAGCTACTTGGTGGCCTTGCTGTGCGAAG GGCATGCTATGGTGTTCTGAGATTCGTCATGGAAAGTGGAGCAAAGGGTTGCGAG GTTATTGTCAGTGGAAAACTGAGAGCACAGCGTGCAAAGTCTATGAAGTTTAAAGATGGATATATGATATCTTCGGGTCAACCAGTGAGAGATTATATTGACTCAGCTGTTAGACACGTTCTTCTCAGACAG GGAGTTCTTGGTATCAAAGTTAAGATCATGCTTGATTGGGATCCTAAGGGCAAGCAAGGCCCTACCACCCCTCTTCCTGATGTTGTCGTAATCCATTCTCccaaggaggaagaagaaatcgTCCATAGACCAGCAGCAGCAGTTTTGACCACTGATATTGAGGTTCCAGTAGTAGTAGCAGCTTGA